From a single Crateriforma spongiae genomic region:
- a CDS encoding ABC transporter permease: MRSFRFSAYTAILIDSFHAALASRVLWCAFVAIWLLLLALAPIGYREDLTTDFRWQDFAAGTKLKAMLATGLVQPEQTGQAVAKIANALPDELKDQLRQVGEGSEVRIPLSDFADAFNDLLDDPSWYDPVAWQDLLAPFELIKRQQSEPDDWTESERRRVARLRLETALPGVFEARSAQSILMTYAGFDFPASFTIDQRQFKALINQFVLPQLINLLLGFVLVFLGILVTASLIPDLLQPGSLHLLLSKPISRPMLFLTKFLGGCAFVFLCVVQLVIGLWLIAGMRLDIWNARLLWCIPVSVFLFSVFYSVSVLAGLRWRSPILSIGVTCMFGAIVFVVGFVGGLFDGLVRRPDEVIAVTVDRDDIIVKTRGQGLQRFDNDSNQWVDIVESQAMGRDRVLSPVSMDEGTIASARISGGRFNAFGAGTLDLLVFRRRNDWEPERLARLPVSTVDLQSDRAGHLYAKNMGDLFVADIDAIVDDQAEATDDAEAESSMTNWLSKLLSMQGAGTERFQSIIPAKASVASPSEFAVADDGRSLWLISAGRIFQLANPSDSTDGPWDLVASTEADGEASANARIAISGDVLLVSRLNEPLQFFDSRDLRPIEAQPTHGLESEWDLVKVIGLETQNNDGHRFAFVNADAQAGVIEVDFAGDEPTFKTQTLPFREVVSISRTDQPNQVILSHHIDRLEWIDLRTMQSTKAVRPDMSTWRLVDRYVITPLRTIIPQTGELGGTVAAIIGGSDTAEIPGGPNRDDEQVVRYPIVRPVVSCAAFTLVMLTIGCVYFSRSDY, from the coding sequence GTGCGATCATTCCGCTTTTCAGCGTATACCGCCATTCTGATCGACTCATTCCACGCGGCATTGGCGTCACGTGTGTTGTGGTGTGCGTTTGTCGCCATCTGGCTGCTGTTGCTCGCTTTGGCGCCGATCGGATACCGAGAAGACCTGACCACCGATTTTCGCTGGCAGGACTTTGCAGCCGGCACGAAGCTGAAGGCGATGTTGGCCACCGGTTTGGTCCAGCCCGAACAGACCGGACAGGCCGTCGCAAAGATTGCCAATGCATTGCCAGACGAATTGAAGGACCAACTTCGTCAGGTGGGCGAAGGCAGCGAGGTTCGCATCCCGCTAAGCGATTTTGCCGATGCGTTCAACGATTTGTTGGACGATCCGTCTTGGTATGATCCGGTCGCCTGGCAGGATTTGCTGGCCCCCTTCGAATTGATCAAACGCCAGCAATCCGAACCCGACGATTGGACAGAATCCGAACGCAGACGGGTGGCCCGACTGCGTTTGGAAACGGCCTTGCCGGGCGTCTTTGAAGCCAGATCCGCCCAATCCATCTTGATGACGTACGCGGGTTTTGATTTCCCCGCGTCTTTCACCATTGACCAGCGCCAGTTCAAGGCGTTGATCAACCAATTTGTTTTGCCCCAGCTGATCAACTTGCTTCTGGGTTTCGTCTTGGTCTTCCTGGGAATCTTGGTAACCGCATCATTGATTCCGGACCTACTGCAACCGGGCAGCCTTCACTTGCTGCTTAGCAAACCGATCAGCCGCCCGATGCTTTTTTTGACGAAGTTCCTGGGCGGCTGTGCGTTTGTCTTTCTTTGCGTGGTCCAACTAGTCATCGGCTTGTGGTTGATCGCGGGCATGCGTTTGGATATCTGGAATGCACGTCTGCTGTGGTGCATTCCGGTCAGCGTGTTTCTGTTTTCGGTCTTTTACAGTGTGTCGGTGTTGGCCGGATTGCGTTGGCGATCTCCCATCTTGTCGATTGGTGTGACCTGCATGTTCGGGGCGATCGTGTTCGTGGTCGGTTTCGTCGGTGGACTGTTTGACGGACTGGTCCGCCGTCCTGACGAAGTGATCGCGGTGACGGTGGACCGGGATGACATCATCGTGAAAACCCGGGGGCAAGGCCTTCAGCGTTTCGATAACGATTCCAATCAATGGGTCGACATCGTGGAAAGCCAGGCAATGGGGCGCGATCGGGTGCTGTCACCGGTATCGATGGATGAAGGGACGATCGCATCGGCCAGAATCAGTGGTGGTCGGTTCAATGCGTTCGGCGCTGGCACACTGGACTTGCTGGTCTTTCGCCGCCGCAATGATTGGGAACCGGAACGCTTGGCTCGGCTGCCCGTTTCCACCGTGGATCTTCAATCGGATCGGGCAGGGCACCTGTACGCCAAGAACATGGGCGACCTGTTCGTCGCTGATATCGATGCCATTGTTGACGACCAGGCAGAGGCAACCGACGACGCGGAAGCCGAATCGTCCATGACCAACTGGCTATCCAAGCTGTTGTCGATGCAGGGTGCGGGAACCGAACGCTTTCAGTCCATCATTCCCGCCAAAGCAAGTGTCGCCAGCCCCAGCGAGTTCGCCGTCGCCGATGACGGCCGATCCCTATGGCTGATCAGCGCGGGCCGCATTTTCCAACTGGCAAACCCCAGTGATTCAACCGACGGCCCTTGGGATCTGGTCGCGTCCACTGAAGCCGACGGTGAAGCGTCCGCCAATGCCCGGATCGCGATTAGTGGTGACGTCTTGCTGGTTTCTCGCCTAAACGAGCCATTGCAGTTCTTTGATAGCCGCGATTTGAGGCCGATCGAAGCCCAACCTACACACGGTCTGGAATCCGAGTGGGACTTAGTCAAAGTCATCGGTTTGGAAACCCAAAATAACGACGGTCATCGATTCGCCTTTGTGAACGCCGACGCACAGGCGGGGGTGATCGAAGTCGACTTCGCCGGAGACGAGCCAACATTCAAAACACAAACGCTTCCGTTTCGCGAAGTGGTATCAATCAGCCGTACTGACCAACCCAATCAGGTCATTCTTTCACACCACATTGATCGACTGGAATGGATCGACTTGCGGACCATGCAGAGCACCAAAGCTGTTCGGCCGGACATGTCGACGTGGCGTCTGGTCGACCGCTACGTGATCACTCCCCTGCGAACGATCATTCCACAGACCGGCGAATTGGGCGGAACCGTCGCAGCGATCATCGGCGGCAGCGATACCGCAGAAATACCGGGTGGGCCCAATCGCGATGACGAACAGGTCGTGCGATACCCGATTGTTCGACCGGTGGTCAGCTGTGCGGCTTTCACACTGGTCATGCTGACGATCGGCTGCGTCTACTTTTCACGCAGCGACTATTAG
- a CDS encoding putative motility protein, which yields MTSGLDPVIAQVLQARQASTNQQVATAVAAKQLDATKQTGDAINQMLETIATAQKQIAQGYLDVKV from the coding sequence ATGACTTCCGGTCTTGATCCCGTCATCGCACAGGTGCTGCAGGCTCGTCAGGCATCGACGAACCAGCAGGTCGCTACCGCGGTTGCCGCAAAGCAACTGGATGCGACGAAGCAGACCGGCGATGCGATCAACCAAATGCTGGAAACCATTGCGACGGCACAAAAACAGATCGCCCAGGGTTATCTGGACGTGAAGGTTTGA
- a CDS encoding sensor histidine kinase, with product MLERRSLKGPVVLGVVMIVLVIILAAMWVVGNILGATGTPVSPTMFWAMLATGGVLLTFVLAGVITYLTLTVKAFNLNRRQSNFIDSVTHELKSPLASLKLYLQTMTRRAVDADQQQHFHRTMLEDVERLDSLINHLLDAARIERGVEPQPPATVRLDQLLDQLAQAACLRYRTDPGVVSVRSNQVTVNSQLIQLEILFRNLIDNAVKYAGDPPEVVVTVSTQNQKDVIVRVADNGCGIPMDQRRKVFGRFVRLGNELERSKPGTGLGLYLVRNVAKTLGGVVRVNDRTGGGTEFEVLLRSVLQHEQSRSSDDTESPPSSPLDFSTGESPMKLPTNQFDQKGDGQENIKPDESTVPLTKPGGPSGG from the coding sequence TTGCTTGAGCGTCGATCCCTGAAAGGCCCCGTGGTCCTTGGCGTCGTGATGATCGTGTTGGTGATCATCTTGGCGGCAATGTGGGTGGTGGGAAACATCTTGGGCGCGACCGGTACGCCGGTGTCGCCGACGATGTTTTGGGCGATGTTGGCGACCGGCGGCGTCTTGCTGACATTCGTTCTGGCTGGCGTGATCACCTACCTGACGCTGACGGTCAAAGCATTCAATTTGAATCGCCGTCAGTCGAACTTCATTGATTCGGTGACTCATGAACTAAAGAGTCCCCTGGCGTCTCTGAAGCTGTATCTACAGACGATGACGCGGCGGGCGGTCGATGCCGATCAACAACAGCATTTTCATCGCACGATGCTGGAAGACGTCGAACGCCTCGATTCGCTGATCAATCACTTGCTGGATGCGGCCAGGATTGAGCGAGGTGTCGAACCACAGCCGCCGGCAACCGTTCGTTTGGATCAGCTGTTGGATCAGTTGGCCCAGGCCGCCTGCCTGCGGTATCGCACCGACCCCGGCGTCGTGTCGGTGCGGTCAAACCAAGTCACGGTCAACAGCCAATTGATTCAGCTGGAGATCCTGTTTCGCAATCTGATCGACAATGCGGTCAAGTATGCCGGCGACCCACCGGAGGTCGTGGTCACGGTGTCGACCCAGAACCAAAAAGACGTGATCGTTCGTGTCGCTGATAACGGATGCGGAATTCCGATGGATCAGCGTCGCAAGGTTTTTGGACGCTTCGTTCGGCTTGGCAATGAACTTGAACGCAGCAAGCCGGGAACCGGCTTGGGGTTGTATTTGGTTCGTAACGTCGCGAAGACGCTAGGTGGTGTCGTTCGGGTGAACGATCGCACCGGGGGCGGAACCGAATTTGAAGTCTTGTTGCGGTCCGTCTTGCAGCATGAACAGTCACGATCCAGCGACGATACCGAATCGCCACCGTCGTCACCGCTGGATTTTTCCACAGGCGAAAGTCCGATGAAGCTGCCGACCAATCAGTTCGATCAAAAGGGCGACGGCCAAGAAAACATCAAGCCTGACGAATCGACGGTTCCCCTGACCAAGCCTGGCGGGCCCAGCGGCGGATGA
- a CDS encoding response regulator transcription factor — protein MRFHILVVEDEKHLAVGIKYNLEADSYRVTIAEDGQTALRIMESVGDSVDLVILDLMLPGMSGYTVCERLRSAGRTLPILMLSARTLAEDRTRGFDVGANQYMSKPFELDELLSRVKNLLHTGNGHHVTEAPKPPPPALRQIEFGHVQVDFDTHECRAGDRDVRMTSKELRLLRYFVENPNRVISRAELLSEVWEMNGNLQTRAVDQFIARLRKIIEVDSGNPVHLLTVRDAGYRFVLNPEGKDEAEGG, from the coding sequence ATGCGTTTCCACATCCTGGTCGTCGAAGACGAAAAGCATTTGGCTGTCGGGATCAAGTACAACCTTGAAGCAGACAGCTATCGCGTCACCATTGCCGAAGACGGCCAAACGGCGCTGCGGATCATGGAATCGGTCGGCGACAGCGTTGACTTGGTGATCTTGGATTTGATGCTGCCAGGGATGAGTGGCTATACGGTTTGTGAACGCTTGCGGAGTGCCGGTCGCACCTTGCCGATCTTGATGCTGTCGGCTCGAACGTTGGCGGAGGATCGTACACGTGGATTCGACGTCGGTGCGAATCAGTACATGAGCAAGCCGTTTGAGCTGGATGAACTGCTCAGCCGCGTCAAAAACCTGCTGCACACCGGCAACGGCCACCATGTCACCGAGGCACCTAAGCCGCCGCCGCCCGCTTTGCGACAGATCGAATTCGGCCACGTACAAGTTGATTTTGACACGCACGAGTGCCGCGCGGGTGATCGCGATGTTCGCATGACATCCAAAGAGCTTCGGCTGCTGCGTTATTTTGTCGAAAATCCCAACCGAGTCATTAGCAGGGCCGAATTGTTGTCCGAGGTCTGGGAGATGAATGGCAATCTGCAGACGCGAGCGGTCGATCAATTCATCGCGAGACTTCGAAAAATCATCGAAGTCGACAGCGGAAACCCGGTTCATTTGTTGACGGTCCGCGACGCCGGCTATCGCTTCGTGCTGAATCCCGAAGGCAAGGACGAAGCAGAAGGCGGCTAG
- a CDS encoding DEAD/DEAH box helicase, translated as MSSVTDEKTEVLFPTDDDYQSFDDIDLSPLMRRAVARAGFTKPSPIQGSLIPLALEGVDVIGQARTGTGKTAAFSIPILEQLDSLEDCRDPQAIIVVPTRELADQVGRELERLAFGVPTEIAVLAGGKNINRQLRQLQNGVQVVVGTPGRLHDHLQRKSLRTDKVWCVVLDEADRMLDIGFRPQIERILRRCPRQRQTLLLSATLPPAVQRLAKSYMIDPQIIDCCQKEVAVETIEQRYFTVAQDQKGELLRRLLKREDPEQAIIFCRTKRGTDRLYRQLSRDFDKCGSMHGDMQQRERDRVLQKLRDGNLRILVATDVVGRGIDISTISHIINYDLPQDSDDYVHRVGRTGRMGRDGIAFTFVVPGEGEMLTSIEQRINRELIRDQIEGYDASPQVETAKPVEQAPKKQTRLNPMFRRVKRRR; from the coding sequence ATGAGCAGCGTAACGGATGAAAAAACGGAAGTCCTCTTTCCAACCGACGACGATTATCAGTCGTTCGATGATATCGACTTGTCGCCTTTGATGCGTCGGGCGGTGGCCCGCGCGGGATTCACCAAACCTTCACCCATCCAGGGTTCGCTGATCCCATTGGCGTTGGAAGGCGTGGATGTCATCGGCCAGGCACGGACGGGAACGGGCAAGACCGCCGCGTTCTCGATCCCCATCTTGGAGCAACTGGACAGCCTGGAAGACTGTCGGGATCCTCAAGCCATCATCGTCGTCCCCACCCGTGAATTGGCCGATCAAGTCGGCCGTGAACTGGAACGTTTGGCGTTCGGTGTGCCGACCGAAATCGCGGTTTTGGCGGGCGGCAAAAACATCAACCGACAACTTCGCCAGTTGCAAAATGGCGTCCAAGTCGTGGTGGGCACCCCCGGGCGTCTGCACGATCACTTGCAGCGAAAGTCTCTTCGGACCGACAAAGTTTGGTGCGTGGTGCTGGACGAAGCCGACCGTATGTTGGACATCGGGTTTCGCCCACAGATCGAACGGATCCTGCGACGTTGTCCACGCCAGCGCCAGACCCTGCTATTGTCCGCGACATTGCCGCCGGCGGTCCAGCGTTTGGCCAAATCGTACATGATCGATCCTCAAATCATCGATTGTTGCCAGAAAGAAGTCGCCGTCGAAACGATCGAACAGCGTTACTTCACGGTCGCCCAGGACCAGAAAGGTGAACTCTTGCGTCGCTTGCTGAAGCGTGAAGATCCCGAGCAGGCGATCATCTTTTGTCGGACCAAACGTGGCACCGACCGACTGTACCGGCAGTTGAGCCGTGATTTCGACAAATGCGGCAGCATGCACGGTGACATGCAACAGCGGGAACGCGATCGCGTGCTGCAGAAATTGCGTGACGGTAACTTGCGGATCTTGGTCGCGACGGACGTCGTCGGCCGTGGGATCGATATCTCCACAATCTCTCACATCATCAACTACGATCTTCCACAAGACAGCGACGACTACGTTCACCGTGTCGGCCGGACCGGACGAATGGGACGCGACGGCATTGCGTTCACGTTCGTCGTCCCTGGTGAGGGAGAGATGCTGACCAGTATCGAGCAGCGAATCAATCGAGAGCTGATTCGCGATCAAATCGAAGGCTATGACGCGTCACCCCAAGTCGAAACGGCCAAGCCGGTCGAGCAAGCGCCGAAGAAACAGACTCGGCTAAATCCGATGTTCCGCCGCGTGAAACGACGGCGTTGA
- a CDS encoding BON domain-containing protein has protein sequence MNQNNETELAVAALAALAESSVSELRFLRVDESENSLHLTGRVKSFYHKQLAQELVRPLADGRQVVNHVNVCHQPMSAAS, from the coding sequence ATGAATCAGAACAATGAAACCGAATTGGCTGTGGCCGCGCTGGCCGCATTGGCCGAGAGCTCGGTATCAGAACTGCGGTTTTTGCGCGTCGATGAAAGCGAAAATTCGCTTCATCTGACCGGGCGTGTGAAGTCTTTCTATCACAAGCAACTGGCGCAAGAATTGGTTCGCCCGCTGGCCGATGGACGCCAAGTGGTCAACCACGTCAATGTCTGTCATCAACCCATGTCGGCTGCGTCCTGA
- the xylB gene encoding xylulokinase yields MAFYLGIDVGTSGTKTLLVDEAGNVVAESDASYPLEQPRPGWTQQDPDDWWKATVKTVRAVIKKSKVAASDVKAIGLSGQMHGSVFLDKDDNVIRPALLWNDQRTAAECDEITENAGGRSALIKMVANPALTGFQAPKILWMRNNEKRNFAKLAKVLLPKDEIRRRLIGDYVTEVSDASGTLLLDVVRRNWSKKLLGKLDLDPDLLPRVVESEEVTGQLTSEAAKALGLTTDCKVVGGAGDCAAGAVGNGVVKKGVLSTSIGTSGVMFVHSDEPQYDAAGRLHTFCHAVRGKWHMMGVNLTSGGSLQWWVENVIQGLAGVSGKDVYKAVTEEAKKIDAGSEGLVFLPYLNGERTPHADPDVRGSFVGLGMNHNRGAMTRAVMEGITFALRDSLEIIESLDVPVRQIRVSGGGSKNPFWRQMQADVFGRKVTTLKVEQGPAYGVALLAMVGDGLHRNIESACKANILVAEETKADRAAAKRYNALFPVHRDLYGQLKESTQALAEYRETFL; encoded by the coding sequence ATGGCTTTCTATCTTGGAATTGACGTCGGGACGAGTGGCACCAAGACCTTGTTGGTCGACGAGGCGGGCAATGTCGTCGCCGAAAGTGATGCGTCGTATCCCTTGGAACAGCCCCGACCGGGTTGGACCCAACAGGACCCGGACGATTGGTGGAAAGCAACGGTGAAGACGGTTCGTGCGGTGATCAAGAAAAGCAAGGTCGCCGCGTCGGATGTCAAAGCCATTGGTTTGAGCGGCCAGATGCACGGCAGTGTCTTTCTGGACAAAGACGACAATGTGATTCGGCCCGCTCTGTTGTGGAACGACCAACGCACGGCAGCGGAATGTGATGAGATCACTGAAAATGCGGGCGGGCGATCTGCTTTGATCAAAATGGTGGCGAATCCGGCATTGACCGGTTTTCAAGCCCCCAAAATCCTGTGGATGCGAAACAACGAGAAGCGAAATTTCGCCAAGTTGGCCAAGGTTTTACTGCCCAAGGACGAGATCCGACGCCGGTTGATAGGTGATTACGTCACCGAAGTCAGTGATGCCAGTGGCACCCTGCTATTGGATGTGGTGCGGCGAAACTGGTCAAAGAAGTTATTGGGCAAACTGGATTTAGACCCGGATCTGTTGCCTCGCGTGGTCGAAAGCGAAGAGGTTACCGGACAGTTGACTTCCGAAGCTGCCAAGGCCCTTGGTTTGACCACGGATTGCAAAGTGGTCGGTGGCGCGGGCGATTGCGCGGCCGGTGCGGTTGGAAACGGGGTGGTGAAAAAGGGCGTGCTTAGTACGTCCATTGGCACCAGTGGTGTCATGTTTGTGCACAGCGATGAACCGCAGTACGACGCGGCCGGTCGGCTGCACACGTTTTGTCATGCGGTGCGTGGCAAATGGCACATGATGGGCGTCAATTTGACCAGCGGCGGTTCGTTGCAGTGGTGGGTCGAAAATGTCATTCAAGGACTAGCCGGTGTCAGCGGAAAGGACGTCTACAAAGCGGTCACCGAAGAAGCCAAGAAGATCGATGCGGGCAGCGAAGGCTTGGTGTTTCTGCCGTACTTGAATGGCGAGCGTACGCCTCACGCGGATCCTGATGTTCGCGGATCGTTTGTCGGTCTGGGGATGAACCACAATCGTGGTGCGATGACGCGTGCCGTGATGGAGGGAATCACGTTCGCGTTGCGTGACAGTTTGGAAATCATTGAGTCGCTGGACGTGCCTGTCCGCCAAATTCGCGTTTCTGGTGGCGGCAGCAAGAATCCGTTCTGGCGTCAGATGCAAGCGGATGTCTTTGGTCGCAAGGTCACCACGCTGAAGGTCGAACAGGGGCCGGCGTATGGTGTGGCACTGCTGGCAATGGTCGGTGATGGTCTGCACCGCAACATCGAATCCGCGTGCAAAGCCAATATCTTGGTCGCCGAAGAAACGAAAGCGGATCGCGCAGCCGCCAAGCGATACAACGCTCTGTTTCCCGTTCATCGCGACCTTTACGGTCAGTTAAAAGAATCGACTCAAGCGTTGGCTGAGTATCGCGAAACGTTTCTGTAG
- a CDS encoding ABC transporter ATP-binding protein codes for MTATTPGDDTAVPRIDIQSQNDAPGLAFDAASASGTAIVRVTNLQKSYRGGSVMRRTPVKALRGVTLQAYAGEVFGLLGPNGAGKTTLIKTLLGIIQPSGGTAELFGIPVHSFSARRRVGYLPESLRIDRHHTARTALWYYGRLSGMTGAQIQQRRESLLKLVGLENRSRESVRRFSKGMYQRLGLAQALMHNPDLLILDEPTDGLDPVGRNEVRRVIERLRDDGKTIFLNSHILQEVELVCSRVAIMAGGEVKGIGTIDELRGDADGSHVSLHLRVSLADYQDGAEAPTHKTDFAAVCQRLNDSLGQAGFNTQDVTPEKDDAVCRLAVLVDRNDGSNALVDWLRSRDIRLLELTTHRPSLEDTFLRLVGRVDTQD; via the coding sequence GTGACAGCAACGACGCCGGGCGACGACACGGCCGTTCCAAGGATCGACATCCAATCTCAGAATGATGCGCCCGGTCTTGCTTTTGATGCAGCCAGCGCCTCCGGAACAGCGATCGTCCGAGTCACCAATTTGCAGAAATCGTATCGCGGCGGTTCCGTGATGCGTCGCACGCCGGTGAAAGCCCTGCGTGGTGTCACCTTGCAGGCGTATGCGGGCGAAGTTTTTGGATTGCTGGGCCCCAACGGCGCCGGCAAAACGACGTTGATCAAGACACTGCTGGGCATCATCCAGCCCAGCGGTGGCACCGCGGAGCTGTTCGGCATCCCCGTGCATTCCTTTTCCGCCCGCCGCCGCGTCGGCTACCTGCCGGAATCGTTGCGAATCGACCGCCACCATACGGCACGCACGGCGTTGTGGTATTACGGTCGGCTAAGTGGGATGACGGGAGCCCAGATTCAGCAGCGTCGCGAATCTCTTTTGAAGCTGGTCGGGCTGGAAAACCGCAGCCGCGAATCGGTCCGCCGGTTCAGCAAAGGAATGTATCAGCGACTCGGCCTGGCCCAGGCTTTGATGCACAATCCCGATCTGCTGATCTTGGATGAACCGACCGACGGGCTGGACCCCGTTGGACGCAACGAAGTCCGCCGCGTGATCGAACGATTGCGAGATGACGGAAAAACAATTTTCTTGAACAGCCACATCCTGCAGGAAGTCGAATTGGTCTGCAGCCGTGTCGCGATCATGGCGGGCGGTGAAGTGAAGGGCATTGGCACCATTGACGAATTGCGTGGTGACGCTGACGGATCGCATGTGTCCCTGCATCTGCGTGTCAGTTTGGCGGATTACCAAGACGGTGCTGAGGCACCGACGCACAAAACAGATTTTGCCGCAGTCTGCCAACGCTTGAACGATTCACTTGGCCAAGCCGGCTTCAACACTCAAGACGTTACACCGGAGAAAGACGACGCGGTCTGTCGCTTGGCGGTGTTGGTTGACCGCAACGATGGCAGCAACGCATTGGTCGACTGGCTGCGGTCCCGCGATATCCGGTTGTTGGAATTGACCACCCATCGTCCCAGTCTGGAAGACACGTTCTTGCGATTGGTCGGACGTGTGGATACGCAAGACTGA
- a CDS encoding diguanylate cyclase, which produces MNNIGLDILVAVTCGCGGAVVGWLMHALHRSIMPSPPSEYESHPSHNDPSGQSKGRSSHSASTNEQTTRRLAEIAERLRGFATTMAADVDAHQSRVQAVNHSLLGRQDSATPQDIIDSVNELIEANEQMQHQLNSAQRRIQEQSAQLETAEKRAQTDPLTMLANRRVFDETLAQHHLNGAKCSAALGLIDLDHFKRVNDIYGHRAGDEVLRHTAAILNARLKPFGTVARFGGEEFAIVIDNQDRDESLVILEQARTAIGEREIIFEDQCLRVTSCLGVAFLEPGETTQQWLQRADEALYHSKENGRNCGHWMQQKTPRPMNHPTGFGPKPNASDTSNPNGTPSTTPVSSASAIAGAEAITGGNPTSTSVNATPANAQATSKAESATITPPKPTTGVVASLPAIDDLETKLSQQRRGGAMTAGTQVLAIRLSGKASPLKMRSLLQVVRASSRNVDEIGGYDDHTILLVMPSADQATALARGKQVCNAAQSLRLGTTDDQHRHPVAIGVVESSPDQTLVDLANLAAKLANETAAHGDAPVAIAEGLAAV; this is translated from the coding sequence ATGAACAACATCGGGCTGGACATTTTGGTTGCCGTCACCTGCGGCTGCGGCGGGGCCGTCGTCGGCTGGCTGATGCATGCGTTGCATCGCTCGATCATGCCATCGCCCCCTTCGGAATACGAATCCCATCCATCGCACAACGATCCGAGCGGCCAATCCAAGGGCCGTTCTTCTCATTCCGCGTCGACGAATGAACAAACCACCCGGCGGTTGGCGGAAATCGCTGAACGTCTGCGCGGATTCGCCACCACGATGGCAGCCGATGTCGACGCACACCAAAGCCGTGTCCAAGCGGTCAATCACTCCTTGCTTGGCCGACAAGACTCGGCCACGCCCCAGGACATCATCGATTCGGTGAACGAATTGATTGAAGCCAATGAACAGATGCAGCATCAGCTGAACTCCGCACAACGCCGTATTCAAGAGCAATCCGCTCAGCTGGAAACCGCGGAAAAGCGGGCGCAAACCGACCCACTGACCATGCTGGCCAACCGCCGTGTGTTCGACGAAACGCTGGCCCAACACCATTTGAATGGAGCCAAGTGTTCCGCGGCACTGGGTCTGATCGACCTTGATCACTTCAAGCGGGTCAATGACATCTATGGCCACCGGGCCGGTGATGAAGTGCTGCGTCACACTGCGGCAATTCTGAACGCCCGGCTGAAGCCGTTTGGAACCGTCGCACGTTTCGGCGGCGAAGAATTTGCAATCGTGATCGACAACCAAGACCGCGATGAATCGCTGGTCATACTTGAACAGGCACGAACCGCCATCGGCGAGCGGGAAATCATCTTCGAAGACCAATGCCTGCGGGTCACCAGCTGTCTGGGCGTTGCATTCCTGGAACCAGGCGAAACAACACAGCAGTGGCTTCAGCGTGCCGACGAAGCGTTGTATCACTCCAAGGAAAACGGTCGCAACTGTGGCCATTGGATGCAGCAGAAAACACCGCGTCCGATGAACCATCCCACCGGTTTTGGTCCAAAGCCGAACGCGTCCGATACCTCGAATCCCAACGGCACCCCCAGCACAACGCCCGTTTCATCTGCATCGGCAATTGCCGGGGCGGAAGCAATCACCGGTGGCAATCCGACATCCACATCGGTGAACGCGACCCCGGCAAACGCCCAAGCGACCAGCAAAGCGGAATCCGCAACCATCACACCGCCCAAACCGACCACCGGCGTGGTCGCGTCGCTGCCGGCCATCGATGACTTGGAAACCAAGCTATCCCAGCAACGTCGTGGCGGGGCGATGACGGCCGGAACTCAGGTCTTGGCCATTCGCTTGTCGGGCAAGGCATCGCCGCTGAAAATGCGTTCGCTGCTGCAGGTCGTTCGCGCCAGTAGTCGTAACGTGGACGAAATCGGTGGGTACGACGATCACACGATTCTGTTGGTCATGCCGTCGGCGGATCAGGCCACCGCTCTGGCTCGCGGCAAACAGGTCTGTAACGCCGCACAGTCCTTACGTCTGGGAACCACCGACGACCAACACCGACACCCCGTGGCGATCGGCGTGGTGGAATCTTCCCCGGACCAGACGTTGGTAGATTTGGCAAACCTGGCCGCAAAATTGGCGAACGAAACAGCCGCCCATGGTGACGCCCCGGTTGCCATCGCCGAAGGCCTGGCGGCAGTCTGA